The following nucleotide sequence is from Salvia miltiorrhiza cultivar Shanhuang (shh) chromosome 7, IMPLAD_Smil_shh, whole genome shotgun sequence.
ttcgtttttgatTCTTGAAGTATATATCAATAAAACGATGTTTGTTATGTCGTTATATTGTTGTTGGAAATGAacatatattatttacattattatttgtaatttgagcgatataatttaatttacataGATATATATGAATTAAGGAAATAAAATTTGACTAAAAAATTTGCAATAATTGAAGAGCGTGCTTTATAAAACTACACAGTTGAATTGTTTTCTGTGGGAATCTTCGCTGTAGTGTTAAGTAAAGTTTTTCTCTGCGGAAAGTTGGTTTTTTCAAAGTTTCTTTAATAAAAAGTAGAGAAAAGGGTGTTACGCTTTCCAGGTAAGTGAATTTGTCGCGACTTTTGAATAATAGTACTATATAAtaaaattgtttttatttaatgGTTGATCGATAATATATTGTTTATACATAGTGGCAGATGAAATTTTAGTTTAAGCATAGACATAGATCAAAGTGCACATGTTTGTAGCAGATATGATCAGTGCTGTTGCTCAGTGCATCTTATCTTTTTATATTATGCTTTAATCttgtgtttatttttattcgaaTTTTTGCCGCATTTATGATTgtacatataaatttatgtGTGATCGAAAGTGAAATATTATAGGTAGATATAAGTAATTAGGCTAATCTCTCCCACTTTTGACTGTTGGACCTACCCATCATCATGATCTTTGACCGCGCCGCTCAAACATTTCTTAGGATTCTAGATGATTCAAAAgatgattatttaatattattaattttttttttaaaaagatgcAATTAAAGTAATAATGTCCCGTTATTTTTAGAcacgaaaatttaaaaatataattaatatataaaatgagtTAGTGGGAGAGCCCATTgttaatgtaatatttttaaatgattAATTTTTAACTTAAAATGATGTGAAATTATTAATGGGACGTCTCAATGTAGTAATTGAGATATTATTAGTGTgacagagagagtattataGCACAAAAGAATTTGTAAATTGCAaagttttttttagaaaataaattaaattagaaCTCAAAGAAGCCttcaattatatattaaaatattaattttttcaaaaaaaaatattaatacataCAGAATACGAGAATGAtgagttaaaattattttaaaatatgaaacATCTTCAAATCGATTTACTTTTTTTCGTGATATGAAAATTAACTAttctaataatttttaaaatagttTTCCACTGATTTTGTATATCCGGACAATATAAATGTTCCAAAAAATCTTCTCAAGTTCTCATACTCTTTactattttagttttttgttaatttttaattacgtGTTATGATGCCGTACCTATTTTATGTGAGAATTAATTGTCTATTTATTTGAAGTTTGGTTTTGTTCAAATTTTTTGTTTCATTGAATTATTCCAAAGCATTTGGGATCAACCTCGTTCAAAACTTCGTCCATGATAAAAAATTATTAgcaaatttaatttgtttgaatttattTGGTGAATTGGTTAAGCAAATGAACCGTACTCAAGTTTAGTAGCATTCAAAAGTGTAAATCCAAAATCAACTGAATCAACCTAAAATGCATAATCTTTAATTACATAACAcgggaaaaaatatataaatcattTATATCAGAACTTATATTTATGAAACGAAAAGTCTAgaaaccatttttttttaaagagtaaATAATCTAGAAACCAAATTCAAAAGAGTAAAAATTACACGTCAAAATGTCCCGCCCTGTACCGACCAAGCCACCCATTTCTTtatcaagatttttttttttttttttgagaagtcTTTATCAAGattattgaaattttgaaatacaCTCGTAACTCAATTATTGATGCTGGAATTATTAAAAACTTGACCTGTTGGAATTCTATTATAGTGTGAATTTAAGCAGCACAAATGGGGCATTTATAATTGTAGATGGGGtgagaattaaataaaaatatattagtaaATGAGTTAAAAATGTATTATTACTCCTTCCGTtacattacaaatgtctcattacttttgggcacggagattaataaatgtgtagaaagtaaataaaatgagttggtggaaattgtttaaatattaggtatagagagataatatattgccgaaaaagaatgagacatttgtaatgggacatctCATTATaaaaagtgagacatttataatgggacagaGGAGGTATGTTTTATGGAAATTggattatatatttgaaatattttaacaaACCTATATAATTGAGACGggggagggagtattttatgttTAGTAAATGTAAATGGAAGTAAtgactactccctccgtctcattacaaatgtctcattacttttgggcacgaataTTGAGAAATGTATTGAAAGCAGATAAATTGGATttgtggaaattatttaaatattaggtataaagaaataatatattatcaaaaaaaaaatagaataccTCATTATGAAAAGTGAAACATTTGTAAagagacggaggaagtattttatTTGGCAAAAAAATGGTCCACGACTCAAAGTGATAGAGAGATTATATAATTAGTTACCTTTTCAAATTCTTCTATTAATTTCAattgtatacatatataataagggAGGAGGATagtcaatattattatttcctATGTCCACAATATATTTGCCACATTTTGAATGAtgtgagttttaataaaatatgaggaAAGTTGTTAGTGAAGTGAGGatctcactttaaatgtgagtgaagaTGTATGGACCCTACTATCATAAATGGAAGTGTcaatttttttgtgaacggaccaaaataaaaattgtgatAAATTTATTGTGAACGGATGGAGCATAttatgaacggagggagtatattgtgaacagagggagtataataatgCTTGTTTTACGATTTGATCCTTTACATATTTTAGTCtccatattttatttgttaacaTCTAGACATCGAGTGCTACTTAGCTTCATATATGTTAAAACTATCATCTTGCATTAGTCTAATAATAAAGTAATTACTGCACAAGACCAAAAGTCTCAAGTAAGATTTCTATcacaaaacttaaaaaattcCATTTATCCAAGGTAAAACCTCAACTTTAACATAAATGAAATCagaattttaattcaataaatgTAACACGTTCCTCCAAATCAAATCAACACATCAATAAAGCTAAACCACCATCAAACTAAATCCATAGCAATAGAAAAATGAAATGCTCAAAAACTTCTTATTTGAGGCTCAATTTATAGCTTCAAAGAGAAATTCTGGACTCATACATGACTTACACTCAGTTACCAATTCCTTGACTAATGACAATGTGAAAACAATAGAAATAGAAAAGAGAAGttcaaatataattaatagaaTCCAAACAAGAAAGACAAAGAAAACGAGCTAGCCTTcaaacataaacaaaaaaaCCAACACCATGAACTCGAGGTGAGGGTTTCTCATGAGACAGCAACAAACATTGATTGAAATATATAATTTCTTGCTACAGAACTTTCCTAGGAAAACCTATTGGTTCAGCACTTCTTCTCCAAGAGCGCCTCGATGAGATCAGCTGCTTCTTGAACGGTGCTGATGCTCTGGGCGCTCTCTTCCTCCACACAGATTCCAAACTCCTCTTCAAGTCCCATGACAATCTCAACCTGACCATCAAGAACAGTCGCATTCAGTATTGCAATGAAACAATGAccataaaatatttcatgttTTATGAGGGTAAAGAGTAAAAATAGATAACCAGTATTTGTCCTGGTGAATTAAGCAGAAATGAAATGTTATGTGACAAATAGTTCAAGATGCAAGAAATTTGATAAAGAACACTTTGTATTTTTTGGTAACATAATTGCATTACTCTTTCATGTAGTTTAATTTTGCAGTATATATAGTAAAGGATAATTGACATATAGTCGAAAACTGAGTGTATCACAAAGCGTtacaaacaaagaaaaaatgtAAAAAGTATATTCATATCACTACTATTGCTCAAGCCAAAAGAAGAATATGTAATTTGAATAACAAATTTATAAGGGCGTGACTAACATCTCTATTCCGACAAACATCTTTCATTGTAAGTAAGAAAATGCCCATCATTATtgttaaatgataaaaaattgaTGCAACAACTCTTGTATTTTGCACAACCACCATGAATTTAACCACAAATGCTGTTCATATACCATTTTCAAGAATGACACTCAACTGAAGAAGTAATTAAAGTAAAGGATATCTACATCTAACAACCAGCACCTCAGCACACAATTTCTATAAACAATTACTAAAACTTGTCAAATGCCCCACCACCTATGGGATCAAAGGAATGCAGGTGAAATGCTTAACAATAGGTAAAATtaagttctttttttttcagaaaatgGGGTTTGTTTCCATTATCCATGTACAAAAAGGTTGATAAAAAGGTGAAATAATCCCAAGAGATTAGACACGCAGCAATAAACGCTTTATAACACCCATAGTTGACATAAAAGACTTTACCGTGTCGAGAGAGTCAGCACCGAGTAGAGAAAATTTTGACTCTCCATTGACATCACGATCATCAGGAAGAGCCAGTTGTTTCCTCACTATGTCGACCACTTTCTTTACTGTCTCTGGTTTGGCCTGCTCCATAGAACCATGGGGTATTATTCATAATATCATCAAGTCCAATGAAGAGACCAAGTCTCAACAACTGGAGGCTTGACTCGAAAACAGATATTTGTAGAAACAATAGATCGACAATAAAAATACTTACTGCACAGGCAACACGGAAGCGAAGAACAGGCAATCGCCGAGATTGGAAGCCATTCCCGGTGAATGACAGTGAAGCCTTCTTCAGATTTGAAACCTGCAGAAAACGCAATAGCATCAGTAGAGATCAAGATTCAAAGCTCATATATGGATAAACAAACTAATTGAATGATGTTATTGAATTCCAAATTCTTTTACGCAAGATATTTCGTTCATAATTCTTTGTAAAAGCTCATTCACAATGTGCTCAAAAAAATTACAAGTAACAGAACATTCTAGAATGTTTAACGAAGCAGCAAATCCAAAACACACATGCTAAAACCTCAGACATCTAAGTCAAAACCCTACAAAAAAATAGGACAATTAGAAGATAATTAGGGGCTGATACAAATAATCAATTTTGCACATCTTCAAGCTAAAAAGTAGATCTGAAGACTGAAAACCAAGCTCAAGAAGCCTAAAACCCTTctctaaaaatatttatttccgATCGGTAAATCAATAGATAGTAAAGGCAAAAGAAAAGGTGATCGCTCTAGTAGCTCAATAACAAACCacccattttaaattttcaatatttcacTAGAAAGCTCAACGATCCCATTATATTCTTCACAATAACTCAAGATCAGATTTTGTCTCAgcaaaatcacataaattcctACTAAATATCACAAATAACAAATAATCAGAGCTAACAAGATGCACAGAAAACACACCAACAAAAACACACAAAAATAGCAACAACAAAATCAACCCAAACAAATAAGCATAACAAAAATTCATATAAGCCAACAGAATCGATGAGAAAGTAACCTGATTTTGCTTGATTAAGCAAGAAACAGATGAGAACTTAACACTGGAAGCAGTAACAGAGGCCATTTTTTATGGGATCAAAGAGAGCGGATCTGAAAATTAGAGAAGAAAAAAGGGGGGGTGGCGGAGAGCACGAAGTGTGTGAAGTGTGAgattataaatgtatatatatagtgattaATAATATACAAATGTGAAGTACGAGAAGAGTGTTGAGCTGTTATTTTATAGCAGCTGGTTTTGTATTTGAATCTTCTTTGAAGGTATCGAAATGGGAGTTGTTTGGTTGCGGGGATAGTGGGCTTTGTTTTGGTTGTTGGGTTATAGGTTGGATTTAGCATCTGTAGACTATgggaaaataatatttttgtttcacctaatttttttttatcaataaaataaataaataaaggtaGCCCCGGTACCAGTGGTACCAAAATTAGTACATGAAAGGTAGCGTGTTCTCACGAGAGTACCACGTTGAAAAGGATACACTCGACTCCACAATTTGGAAAATCTTATTCCAGCTCCACAATCTACCCTTAATTTCCAACACAAGTTTTTTAGTATCCCAAACCTTTCCTTTCAAACCTGCTGTCATTCCTCCCTTTCCACACAATCCAAATAGTCCCCACCCAAAGCGCTTGAAGGAATTTCCTGTTCTTCTTTACTCTGCCACCGTAAATAAAGGACATGAAATGATCAAGCAAGCGACGAGGTCTTGCCATTTTGATATTTAACCACTGCTGAATTTGATCCCACACAAGCTCAACTTTCGGGCAATGTAGAAAAATATGCTCAGCTGTCTCTTCACAAGCCACGCAAGCATTGCACCATCTCTCTTTAATTTCAATCAGAACATTCCTTTTCAACAGATTATCGCACGTCGCCAACCTGTTTCTCAAGCTTCTCCATGCAGTCACCCTTGCCTTATGAGGAGTCGGCGCCTCCCAAACTTTATAAGTATGAGTAAGAATTTAAAACTTTCTAATATCTATTAGGGTTAATTATGAAATTTATCACAATCTGTATGCATTTTATCATTTGTATTtcaatctttaaatttttaaatgtatattttattttattttattttttatttatatcaattGTATCATTAGAGCTCGTCTCCGGCCATTGAATCGTGATGTGGGGCGTGGGCGTCAGAGGATGGCATATTGTTTCGCATGTCGCAAAATAACATGTCACCCTTTAACGCATCATGTCATAATTCAATCATCGAAGAATAGCTCTGACGATAAAATTGAGACAAATTGAAAAGATTGAGATAttcaataaatttttaatgtggatAGAATCAATAAAAAGGGGTAAAGTTCCGAAtagattttataattaactaaatattttaatataatatctaTATGACCTGGCCTATaatatctatttatttaaaatatctcaaGAATATAAAATTCATCGTAATTAACGATAATTAATTGATAGTATTATAAATATAGAGGAGTTTTCGTTTTCATGCATGACGTTCCCATAGTGAGAACCACTCACGCTTATACGAAGGATTGCATAGGAGATTTTGTGTTATAAATAAACAACACATATTTTTTCCCAGACGTTTCCTACCTATATTTAGGTCTAATTTCAGGAATGgttcaatatttaaaatatttgtaaatatttatGATCTTTGGATGAAGTTTCAAGTACGAAACAAAATGTTTTTTCTATAGCGAATATCCAACTAAATTCAATGAAAAGTTGAAAACACACAATTTGACCAATTTTCATcatcaatatattaaataattttgtaaaaacGTATAAATTGGAAAAAGAAAACATGGCATTGTAGcaaaaaagaaattagaaatCTTAAACTATCATTTTTCCTACACCAAGCTACAAAATTTGtatgttatgatttttttttcttcaaaatattacataaaaataattaaatgtcgAAATCTAAGTctttgaaaaattatttatttattctttttgtGGTCGAGTCAACCTACTCTTTTGATTCACTTAATAAAATCGATCCTATTCGTCTTGAATTTATTATGTGTAATAGAAAAATAACGGTGCTGATACGACTACTTAACAACTGGCATCACATGAAGATAACGCATGATAAACATATGTCTATCAATACCccatatatatcttaaaatttaTGGAAGATGTTGATTGACGAAAATGATAGTATACTACCATTATTTTTGGCCAATTTGACTATTTCTTcttccttttaaaaaaaaaaattacaacagatatataatatatataatcaaataagtaacTTGTACGCAAGCGGGACATTCAAGCGGGATTGaatccaagacctctcacaaataaTAGTGTTTGGGTGCCTCagctttgccacttgagctCGACCTCATTGGCTTCTCTAGAGGTTGTTTATTTTGCGCATTCCTTTTGTTGCCATTTATTGAGTAAACCTTTTGCTaccattttaaaattttaataaaaatgcaAAATCGTATTTAGATaagtatttattaaaaaaaattaattttgaatataaacccctccaaaataataatttattcgATTTTATCTCACAATAGCTGACATTGTATTGAGATTAAGAGGAATTGGGGAAATCTTCCAATTTTCAACTTTCAACTTCAAATCATACCacatattacaaaaaaaaaggtTTGTACCATTCATTTAGTACAAATAACCTATtagtaatatttaatatttcatccctcaaaaaaaaaaaaatctgcctTATAAAAATTACTTACCTAATAAGTTAGATTAGTgtgattataaaaataattagagTACTTAGATTAGGCAAAAAGGTTTGTACCATTCATTTAGTACAAATAACCTATtagtaatatttaatatttcatccctcaaaaaaaataaaatctgcCTTATAAAAATTACTTACCTAAGAATAAGTTAGATTAGTgtgattataaaaataattagagTACTTGTCTTAGATTAGGCTATGTCATTGAAAGATTGATTAATACCTACCTTAAAATAGATTAGATTAGTGTGACCCTACAATTAGAGCATGGGGTTCGTTTGCGGGCTCGAGCCCCGCCCCATTGCCAAGTCGACAAGCCTGATAGGGGGCTTGAAGCAAAAGCCGAGTGTGAGACGTATTATGTAGAGGATGAAAtctacaattttaatttttattgcaCACGTCAATATGTAGCAAATCAAATTACCGTCATTATAGCTCACACTATTCAAAATCAAACTTCGCGGGataacccaaaaagaaatactacTCAATTCGCGGGATGAAGGAAGTATTAATGAAAATGACGGTTGTTTTGAATAAAACTAATAGTAATGAATAAAAGTGATAGTTATTATGAGCCCATGGCGAGGGAGAATACACGTAAGTGTGTCTCATGTTGTCGACTAGGGTGAATTGAAATAGAACGAAGAGTTTGTAAGAGATTGATcgaattttgtatttatattttgtattttggtTGGAAGTTTCCTCTAGATTCATACCCCTACACACGTGTACAATGAATTTGTTGAATAAGTATATATTGATCCTTTATTTGGACAATGGGTTTTTTAATTAAAGCAACtgcaattattttcaaatagaCATCCAAGTGGTGTTGACTTTAATTTGGAAACGATGTATTGAAATGAAACATCCAAATAAGTAAATGTCGCATATTAAAGTGAAGTGAAACGGATTGAGTATTTATCATAAACAGAAAACAAATGGTGatcaatgaaaaaaaatataataatacaaCCACTGCTGATAAATACACCTTTTGAGTTCAATAAAAGATTCTTGTCAAAAGACATATCAACATACACAATATTCAAGTTCATGACCTAACTATTGATATGCCCCAAATAGAAGAGGTTACCTCCTTTTCCTTCTTTCGACCCCGCTACTTTTTTGGTCGTTTTTGACAAAAGTAGACCCAGCGCACATCCCATACTGCATTGGCGACGGAGCCTGAGGCGGAGCAGGAGGGATGCCGGAAGCAGCAGCTGGGATGGTAGTCGGTGGCAGTGCCGGAGGGGCTGCAGAAGCTGGGTTTGCACCAACGGAAGACTCTGGAAGTGGCTTCGGGAGAATGTGCTTCAACCGGTTGTTTCTGTAATTCTTCCAGAAGTAAAACTGTTGCCTATGCGCCAACTCCTACGAGCAATCACAGATCACATGACGGTGATTAGAACCGAAGAGGCCGCCTCTATATATTTGAGATTTCACAAGAGTTGAAATGAAAGGAAAATTCGTAAGTTCATAAAGTAAAACCTTGTTTGCAGGATGTGCCATTGCGTTTCTGAAGTTTACATTCTGCAAAAGCTCGAGAAAAAAGAGGCAATGAGGATACCTGAAAAAGGAGCAAACAGAAGTATCTAAAATTAATAAGTGCATACGGATTAAAGAACGAAGCTGACAAGTAAGAAGCATGTTATGTTTTCTTAATGCTTataacaaaaacaagaataCCTTTATGCATACAAAAGTGGGACCAAGATAAGTAAGTGGTGACTTGAACTTGGAAAACATATACTCACATAATAAACTTTAAGTACTCAAGCCTTTGCAAATATTGAAGATATTTCAGGTATCCGATAAACGCCCCATCTTCAAAGTACCTGTTTTGagctaaggggggtgtattcgttcaggaatTCTGTagagattttaaaaatctacagaTTTCACACAGATTCTTCATGTATTTTGGAATTCTAAACAGAATCTGTACAGATTTTGATGTGATTTTTACAAATTTGAAATCTACCATCCCAGCGCTCGTTGGAGTTAATTGAGCGTTGGGACAGCTCCTAGCGATCACTGGGTTTCAAAAACTGTGAAcgcccacacacacacacacacaaaattatACTACGAGAAGATAGTCAAAGATTTTGAGGGAAGGCATGTGCTGCTGTGCTGCTGCTCGTACCAAACATGGCCAACTGCTGTGCTGCTGCTCATACCAAAAAGTGCTTTCTAAACAGTAATTTTAGCGATAGCAATGAGTCAGTTGCCAGCTGCAAATTGAAGTTAATT
It contains:
- the LOC130991632 gene encoding acyl carrier protein 1, chloroplastic-like, with translation MASVTASSVKFSSVSCLIKQNQVSNLKKASLSFTGNGFQSRRLPVLRFRVACAAKPETVKKVVDIVRKQLALPDDRDVNGESKFSLLGADSLDTVEIVMGLEEEFGICVEEESAQSISTVQEAADLIEALLEKKC
- the LOC130991634 gene encoding mediator of RNA polymerase II transcription subunit 31-like isoform X2, encoding MLHILVLSLHYNFATLTSNSSGQWLQKLVDEKLCLTYRDGQSTYSLRYPHCLFFLELLQNVNFRNAMAHPANKELAHRQQFYFWKNYRNNRLKHILPKPLPESSVGANPASAAPPALPPTTIPAAASGIPPAPPQAPSPMQYGMCAGSTFVKNDQKSSGVERRKRR
- the LOC130991634 gene encoding mediator of RNA polymerase II transcription subunit 31-like isoform X1 codes for the protein MAYDPMELVTNPPSPPKTVYKDPDDDRQRFLLELEFVQCLSNPTYIHSQNRYFEDGAFIGYLKYLQYLQRLEYLKFIMYPHCLFFLELLQNVNFRNAMAHPANKELAHRQQFYFWKNYRNNRLKHILPKPLPESSVGANPASAAPPALPPTTIPAAASGIPPAPPQAPSPMQYGMCAGSTFVKNDQKSSGVERRKRR